In Solibacillus isronensis, the following are encoded in one genomic region:
- a CDS encoding MgtC/SapB family protein: MEWLANDKFTVEILLKLLIAATLSLIIGIERELKKKPVGLKTSLVIATFSCLLTIISIETAYSTPARDDINITMDPLRLAAQIVSGIGFLGAGVILRKGNDSITGLTTAAMIWGAAAIGIAVGAGFYIEAFITVLIVVLGIELLAPFLLKFGPKRLRMREVSLIINTDQADNIKNVVDYLREHDMYIDNISIRDVPFSEKLLHEIDIRLSTVETNHTIELYNRLRKLDYVVNIKIEYLD; this comes from the coding sequence ATGGAATGGTTAGCGAATGATAAATTTACCGTAGAAATTTTATTAAAATTACTAATTGCGGCTACACTAAGTTTAATTATTGGTATCGAAAGGGAATTGAAAAAGAAGCCAGTCGGTTTAAAGACAAGTTTAGTAATCGCGACATTCAGTTGTTTACTTACAATCATCTCAATTGAGACTGCCTATTCAACACCTGCACGGGACGATATCAACATTACGATGGATCCATTGCGTTTAGCCGCGCAAATTGTAAGCGGTATTGGCTTTTTAGGTGCCGGTGTTATTTTGCGTAAAGGGAATGATAGTATTACCGGACTGACAACAGCCGCCATGATTTGGGGAGCCGCCGCCATCGGAATTGCTGTAGGCGCTGGTTTTTATATTGAAGCATTTATTACGGTCCTGATTGTCGTATTGGGTATTGAACTTCTTGCTCCCTTCCTATTGAAGTTCGGTCCAAAACGTCTAAGAATGCGCGAAGTTTCTTTAATTATCAATACCGACCAAGCGGACAATATAAAAAATGTCGTGGATTATTTGAGGGAGCATGATATGTATATCGATAATATTTCAATCCGAGATGTACCATTTTCCGAAAAACTATTACATGAAATCGATATACGATTATCTACCGTCGAAACGAACCATACTATCGAACTTTATAACCGGCTTCGGAAATTGGATTATGTAGTAAATATTAAAATCGAATATTTAGATTAA
- a CDS encoding DMT family transporter encodes MDKPPIHPYIPIIIGVISVSLSAIFVKLASADAGVIAFYRMLFSILIMLPWFLMKYSNEIKVLSKRDWIFSSIAGVFLSFHFILWFESLNYTSVASSTVLVTMQPLFAFIGTYLFFKEKITLQTFIAGGIAILGSVLISWGDFQISGTALYGDILALIACALITGYLLFGQDVRKRLSLVTYTMVVYSVSTITLFFYIIIKGESFGPYPAIDWMWFILLAIIPNLLGHNLFNWALKWTSTNVISIAILFEPVGAALLAILIFNEYLTVSQIVGGLVVILGIMLFVVDFKKFFRKKA; translated from the coding sequence GTGGATAAACCACCAATCCACCCGTATATTCCTATTATTATTGGCGTAATCTCTGTTTCCCTTTCTGCAATTTTTGTAAAACTTGCAAGTGCAGATGCTGGAGTTATTGCATTTTATCGTATGCTGTTTTCGATATTGATAATGCTGCCGTGGTTTTTAATGAAATATAGCAATGAAATAAAAGTGCTGTCAAAACGTGATTGGATATTTTCATCAATCGCAGGGGTATTTTTATCATTTCATTTTATATTATGGTTTGAATCATTAAATTACACTTCTGTAGCCAGTTCTACTGTACTGGTAACAATGCAGCCGCTTTTTGCATTTATCGGGACGTATTTATTTTTCAAAGAAAAAATAACGCTGCAGACATTTATTGCAGGGGGCATTGCGATTTTAGGCAGCGTCCTTATTAGCTGGGGAGATTTCCAAATTAGCGGTACGGCACTTTACGGGGATATATTAGCATTAATTGCATGTGCCTTAATAACAGGTTATTTATTGTTCGGGCAGGATGTACGGAAAAGATTATCACTTGTTACTTATACGATGGTCGTGTATTCCGTAAGTACAATTACTTTATTCTTTTATATTATTATAAAAGGGGAATCATTCGGTCCATATCCGGCGATTGATTGGATGTGGTTTATTTTATTGGCGATTATTCCAAACTTATTAGGGCATAATCTTTTCAACTGGGCATTGAAATGGACAAGTACGAATGTAATCTCGATTGCGATTTTATTCGAACCGGTTGGTGCAGCGTTACTTGCGATTTTGATCTTCAATGAATATTTGACTGTTTCCCAAATAGTAGGCGGATTAGTCGTTATTTTGGGGATTATGTTGTTTGTAGTAGACTTTAAAAAGTTTTTTAGAAAAAAAGCTTGA